One segment of Microbacterium arborescens DNA contains the following:
- the whiA gene encoding DNA-binding protein WhiA produces MPLTADVKTELAAMRDPRPAARVAEVTAILRFAGGLHSIAGRVAVEAEVDSEILARRVARELVEIYGVRPELARIQASGGRDGATFAVRVREGGETLARQTGLLDQRRRPVRGLPNRLTTGSRPDLAALWRGAFLAAGSLSDPGRSAALEISCPSPEAAMALVGAAHRLGIAAKAREVRGIPRVVVRDGEAIRQTLAEMGATRTADTWDQMRQRREVRAGVNRLVNFDDANLRRSAQAAVAACARVERALEILGDEVPDHLKQAGDLRLAHRDASLDELGHHADPPLTKDAVAGRIRRLLAMADKKAAAEGLPDTESAVPAGLSD; encoded by the coding sequence GTGCCGCTGACCGCTGACGTCAAGACCGAGTTGGCTGCGATGCGCGACCCTCGACCCGCCGCGCGGGTCGCCGAGGTGACCGCGATCCTGCGCTTCGCGGGCGGTCTGCACTCGATCGCGGGCCGGGTTGCCGTCGAGGCCGAGGTCGACTCCGAGATCCTCGCGCGCCGCGTGGCCCGAGAGCTCGTCGAGATCTACGGCGTACGCCCCGAGCTGGCGCGCATCCAAGCCTCCGGCGGACGCGATGGTGCGACGTTCGCGGTCCGCGTCCGTGAGGGCGGTGAGACCCTGGCGCGCCAGACCGGCCTTCTCGACCAGAGGCGCCGACCGGTGCGCGGGCTCCCCAACCGCCTGACCACCGGATCCCGTCCCGACCTGGCCGCGCTGTGGCGCGGTGCCTTCCTCGCCGCCGGATCACTCTCGGACCCCGGCCGTTCGGCCGCCCTCGAGATCTCGTGCCCGTCGCCGGAGGCCGCCATGGCGCTCGTCGGTGCGGCTCACCGCCTGGGTATCGCAGCGAAGGCGCGCGAGGTCCGCGGGATCCCGCGCGTGGTCGTCCGCGACGGCGAAGCCATCCGTCAGACGCTCGCCGAGATGGGCGCCACCCGCACAGCGGACACTTGGGATCAGATGCGCCAGCGTCGCGAGGTGCGCGCCGGCGTGAACCGTCTCGTCAACTTCGACGACGCGAACCTGCGCCGCTCCGCGCAGGCCGCCGTCGCAGCCTGCGCGCGAGTCGAGCGCGCTCTCGAGATTTTGGGCGACGAGGTGCCGGACCACCTCAAGCAGGCGGGTGATCTGCGTCTGGCGCACCGCGACGCGAGCCTGGACGAGCTCGGCCACCACGCCGACCCGCCGCTCACCAAGGACGCGGTCGCGGGGCGCATCCGGCGCCTTCTCGCCATGGCCGACAAGAAGGCCGCCGCCGAAGGGTTGCCCGACACCGAGTCGGCGGTCCCCGCAGGTCTTTCCGACTGA
- a CDS encoding superoxide dismutase: protein MPKYTLPELPYDYAALEPHISGKIMELHHSKHHQAYVTGANTALEQLAEARETGNLANVNKLEKDLAFNLGGHVNHSIFWTNLSPEGGGEPEGELRAAIDEFFGGFDKFQAHFTAAATGIQGSGWAVLSWDPIGAQLIIQQLFDQQSNTAQGTVPIFQLDMWEHAFYLDYLNVKADYVKAAWNIANWQNVAERFVTAREKTAGLLA, encoded by the coding sequence ATGCCGAAGTACACCCTTCCCGAGCTCCCATACGATTACGCGGCCCTCGAGCCGCACATCAGCGGCAAGATCATGGAGCTCCACCACTCCAAGCATCACCAGGCTTACGTGACGGGCGCGAACACCGCCCTCGAGCAGCTCGCGGAGGCTCGCGAGACCGGCAACCTCGCCAACGTGAACAAGCTCGAGAAGGACCTCGCGTTCAACCTCGGCGGACACGTCAACCACTCCATCTTCTGGACGAACCTGTCGCCCGAGGGCGGCGGCGAGCCCGAGGGCGAGCTTCGCGCGGCGATCGACGAGTTCTTCGGCGGCTTCGACAAGTTCCAGGCCCACTTCACCGCCGCAGCCACAGGCATCCAGGGCTCCGGCTGGGCCGTGCTCAGCTGGGACCCGATCGGCGCCCAGCTGATCATCCAGCAGCTGTTCGACCAGCAGTCGAACACCGCACAGGGAACCGTCCCCATTTTCCAGCTCGACATGTGGGAGCACGCCTTCTACCTCGACTACCTCAACGTCAAGGCGGACTACGTCAAGGCCGCGTGGAACATCGCCAACTGGCAGAACGTCGCCGAGCGCTTTGTGACGGCTCGGGAGAAGACGGCCGGCCTACTCGCGTAG
- the gap gene encoding type I glyceraldehyde-3-phosphate dehydrogenase: MSVKIGINGFGRIGRNYLRAALAQGADLEIVAVNDLTDNKTLAHLLKYDSILGRLDAEVTYSEDSITVGGKTIKVFEERDPANLPWGELGVDIVIESTGRFTNAEDAKKHIAGGAKKVLISAPAKGEDGTFVIGANEDLYDPENHNVISNASCTTNCLAPLAKVLNDEFGIVKGLMTTVHAYTADQNLQDGPHSDLRRARAAALNIVPTSTGAAKAIGLVLPELKGKLDGFALRVPVPTGSATDLTVELEREVTVEEIKAAYKAAAEGPLKGILKYTEDEIVSSDIVTDDHSCIFDAGLTRVIGNQVKVVGWYDNEWGYSNRLVDLTELVASKL; encoded by the coding sequence GTGTCTGTCAAGATCGGCATCAACGGCTTCGGCCGCATCGGACGCAACTACCTCCGCGCCGCCCTCGCTCAGGGCGCGGACCTCGAGATCGTGGCGGTGAACGACCTCACCGACAACAAGACCCTCGCCCACCTGCTCAAGTACGACTCGATCCTGGGTCGTCTGGACGCCGAGGTCACGTACTCGGAGGACTCGATCACGGTCGGCGGCAAGACCATCAAGGTCTTCGAAGAGCGCGACCCCGCCAACCTCCCCTGGGGCGAGCTGGGCGTCGACATCGTCATCGAGTCGACCGGCCGCTTCACCAACGCCGAGGACGCCAAGAAGCACATCGCGGGCGGCGCCAAGAAGGTTCTCATCTCGGCTCCCGCCAAGGGCGAGGATGGCACGTTCGTCATCGGCGCCAACGAGGATCTGTACGACCCCGAGAACCACAACGTCATCTCGAACGCGTCGTGCACGACCAACTGCCTCGCGCCGCTGGCCAAGGTCCTCAACGACGAGTTCGGCATCGTCAAGGGCCTCATGACCACGGTCCACGCGTACACCGCCGACCAGAACCTGCAGGACGGCCCGCACAGCGACCTGCGTCGCGCCCGCGCCGCCGCCCTCAACATCGTCCCCACCTCGACGGGCGCCGCCAAGGCCATCGGCCTGGTCCTCCCCGAGCTGAAGGGCAAGCTCGACGGCTTCGCTCTCCGCGTGCCCGTCCCCACCGGGTCGGCCACCGACCTCACGGTCGAGCTCGAGCGCGAGGTCACGGTCGAAGAGATCAAGGCCGCATACAAGGCTGCCGCCGAGGGACCGCTCAAGGGCATCCTGAAGTACACCGAGGACGAGATCGTCTCGAGCGACATCGTCACCGACGACCACTCCTGCATCTTCGACGCCGGCCTGACCCGCGTCATCGGCAACCAGGTCAAGGTCGTCGGCTGGTACGACAACGAGTGGGGCTACTCTAACCGCCTCGTCGACCTCACCGAGCTCGTCGCCAGCAAGCTCTGA
- a CDS encoding phosphoglycerate kinase, whose amino-acid sequence MALRTLDSLGPLAGKRVIVRVDFNVPLKDGVITDDGRVRAALPTIDHLIGQGARVIACSHLGRPDGSPDPKYSLEPVAQRLSELLGKPVAFAGDTVGESAQQVVSSLGDGDVAVIENLRFNAGETSKDETERRAFAEQLAALGDVLVSDGFGVVHRKQASVYELAEILPSAAGFLIEKEVDVLDRLTENPERPYAVVLGGSKVSDKLGVIEHLLPRADKILVGGGMLFTFLAALGDKVGKSLLESDQLETVKGYIATAKERGVELVLPVDAVMASGFAADADHVVAAADALEDTAFGADGMGLDIGPKTAELFAEAIRSSRTVFWNGPMGVFEMPAFAAGTRTVAQALTEVDGLSVVGGGDSAAAVRQLGFSDSSFGHISTGGGASLEFLEGKKLPGLEVLGWA is encoded by the coding sequence ATGGCTCTGCGAACCCTCGATTCGCTGGGCCCGCTCGCAGGAAAGCGCGTCATCGTCCGTGTTGACTTCAACGTCCCCCTGAAGGACGGAGTCATCACGGACGATGGCCGCGTGCGTGCGGCATTGCCCACCATCGACCACCTCATCGGCCAGGGAGCTCGCGTCATCGCGTGCTCGCACCTGGGCCGCCCCGACGGTTCCCCCGACCCCAAGTACTCGCTCGAACCCGTCGCGCAGCGTCTGTCCGAGCTGCTCGGCAAGCCCGTCGCCTTCGCCGGCGACACGGTGGGCGAGTCGGCGCAGCAGGTCGTCTCGTCGCTCGGCGACGGCGACGTCGCGGTGATCGAGAACCTCCGCTTCAACGCGGGTGAGACGTCGAAGGACGAGACCGAGCGTCGCGCCTTCGCCGAGCAGCTCGCCGCCCTCGGCGACGTGCTCGTCTCCGACGGCTTCGGTGTCGTGCACCGCAAGCAGGCCTCGGTCTACGAGCTCGCGGAGATCCTTCCGTCGGCCGCCGGTTTCCTCATCGAGAAGGAGGTCGACGTCCTCGACCGCCTCACCGAGAACCCGGAGCGTCCGTACGCGGTCGTGCTCGGCGGGTCGAAGGTCAGCGACAAGCTGGGTGTCATCGAGCACCTTCTGCCGCGCGCCGACAAGATCCTCGTCGGCGGGGGCATGCTGTTCACGTTCCTGGCCGCGCTGGGAGACAAGGTCGGAAAGAGCCTCCTCGAGAGCGACCAGCTCGAGACGGTGAAGGGCTACATCGCCACGGCGAAGGAGCGCGGCGTCGAGCTCGTGCTCCCCGTCGACGCAGTGATGGCCTCCGGGTTCGCCGCGGATGCCGACCACGTGGTGGCCGCGGCTGATGCGCTGGAGGACACCGCGTTCGGCGCCGACGGCATGGGCCTCGACATCGGGCCGAAGACGGCGGAGCTGTTCGCCGAAGCCATCCGCAGCTCGCGCACGGTGTTCTGGAACGGTCCGATGGGCGTGTTCGAGATGCCGGCGTTCGCCGCGGGTACGCGCACGGTCGCTCAGGCGCTCACCGAGGTCGACGGCCTGTCCGTCGTCGGCGGCGGAGATTCCGCGGCCGCGGTGCGTCAGCTCGGGTTCTCCGACTCGTCGTTCGGTCACATCTCGACCGGCGGCGGCGCGTCGCTGGAGTTCCTGGAGGGCAAGAAGCTGCCCGGTCTGGAGGTGCTCGGATGGGCATGA
- the tpiA gene encoding triose-phosphate isomerase, with amino-acid sequence MGMNRMPLIAGNWKMNLDHLQAVAFVQKLHWTLKDAKHEDDSVEVAVFPPFTDLRTVQTLLDADKIAFALGAQDLSTKDSGAYTGEISGAFLKQLDCRYVIIGHSERREYHAETDEVVAAKVQAALRHGLAPVICVGETAEDLEKHGASAVPVAQLETALAGVAADADIVVAYEPVWAIGSGQAATPQQAQDVCAKLREVVGSVLGADAAARTRILYGGSVKSGNIAGFMREPDVDGALVGGASLVADEFAAIIRYQKHVGV; translated from the coding sequence ATGGGCATGAATCGTATGCCCCTCATCGCGGGCAACTGGAAGATGAACCTCGACCACCTGCAGGCGGTGGCGTTCGTGCAGAAGCTGCACTGGACGCTGAAGGACGCCAAGCACGAGGACGACTCCGTCGAGGTGGCGGTCTTCCCGCCGTTCACCGACCTGCGCACGGTGCAGACCCTGCTCGACGCCGACAAGATCGCGTTCGCCCTCGGCGCCCAGGACCTCTCGACGAAGGACTCCGGCGCGTACACCGGTGAGATCTCGGGAGCGTTCCTCAAGCAGCTCGACTGCCGCTACGTGATCATCGGTCACTCCGAGCGGCGCGAGTACCACGCGGAGACCGACGAGGTCGTCGCGGCCAAGGTGCAGGCGGCCCTGCGTCACGGACTCGCTCCCGTGATCTGCGTGGGCGAGACCGCGGAAGACCTCGAGAAGCACGGCGCATCGGCTGTTCCGGTGGCGCAGCTCGAGACCGCTCTCGCTGGCGTGGCGGCGGATGCCGACATCGTCGTGGCGTACGAGCCGGTCTGGGCGATCGGCTCGGGCCAGGCCGCGACGCCGCAGCAGGCGCAGGACGTGTGCGCGAAGCTCCGCGAGGTCGTCGGATCGGTGCTCGGCGCGGACGCCGCCGCGCGCACCCGCATCCTCTACGGCGGATCGGTGAAGTCGGGGAACATCGCCGGCTTCATGCGCGAGCCCGATGTCGACGGTGCCCTCGTCGGAGGCGCGAGCCTCGTCGCAGACGAGTTCGCAGCGATCATCCGCTACCAGAAGCACGTCGGCGTGTGA
- the secG gene encoding preprotein translocase subunit SecG — protein sequence MQILEFVLQVLLGITSLLLTLLILLHKGRGGGLSDMFGGGMSSAMGSSGLAERNLNRFTIVLALAWFLSIVALGLITKFTVL from the coding sequence GTGCAGATCCTCGAGTTCGTGCTGCAGGTGCTTCTGGGCATCACCAGCCTGCTCCTGACGTTGCTGATCCTGCTCCACAAGGGGCGTGGCGGCGGCCTGTCCGACATGTTCGGCGGCGGGATGAGTTCCGCGATGGGCTCATCGGGCCTCGCCGAGCGCAACCTCAACCGGTTCACGATCGTCCTCGCCCTGGCCTGGTTCCTCTCGATCGTCGCCCTCGGGCTCATCACGAAGTTCACGGTGCTCTGA
- a CDS encoding RNA polymerase-binding protein RbpA has protein sequence MATGGNAIRGTRVGAGPMGEQDHGHHADRVAISYWDALGNETVRYFAAGIADDEIPETIDSPHSGLPAGRDKANPPAVAKTEPYKTHLAYVKERRTDEEAEQLLDEALQQLRERRGLN, from the coding sequence ATGGCCACCGGAGGCAACGCGATCCGCGGCACCCGTGTCGGCGCCGGCCCCATGGGCGAGCAGGACCACGGTCACCACGCTGATCGCGTGGCGATCTCGTACTGGGACGCCCTCGGCAACGAGACCGTGCGCTACTTCGCCGCCGGTATCGCCGACGACGAGATCCCCGAAACGATCGACTCGCCCCATTCGGGGCTGCCGGCCGGCCGCGACAAGGCGAATCCGCCCGCTGTCGCCAAGACCGAGCCCTACAAGACCCACCTCGCCTACGTGAAGGAGCGGCGCACCGACGAGGAAGCCGAGCAGCTCCTCGACGAGGCGCTGCAGCAGCTTCGCGAGCGCCGCGGACTCAACTGA
- the pgl gene encoding 6-phosphogluconolactonase: MPTAEKRVVISPDVDTLTGSIASRFLDRVAKWGADGRTVNVGLAGGGIIGDVLERLGAHTDRDSVDWSRVHFWWVDERFVPRESDDRNEAIARRAFLDTIAVPAENVHPIAASDEVPDAEAAATAYAAELAAAGADDVAWPVFDICFLGVGPDGHIASLFPDRGEIRITDSAVAAVHESPKPPSDRVTLTRPVINASKRVWMVLAGPDKSAALGLALAGASYHSVPAAGAKGTRRTILFTDEATASQVPPELIDDQY, from the coding sequence ATGCCCACCGCCGAGAAACGCGTCGTCATCAGCCCCGACGTCGACACCCTCACGGGCTCCATCGCATCGCGCTTTCTCGATCGCGTGGCGAAGTGGGGTGCGGACGGGAGAACCGTCAACGTCGGACTCGCCGGCGGCGGGATCATCGGCGATGTGCTCGAACGGCTGGGGGCCCACACCGATCGCGACAGCGTCGATTGGTCACGCGTCCACTTCTGGTGGGTCGACGAACGTTTCGTGCCGCGCGAGAGCGATGACCGGAACGAGGCGATCGCTCGCCGGGCATTCCTCGACACGATCGCCGTCCCCGCGGAGAACGTGCATCCGATCGCCGCGTCCGACGAGGTGCCGGATGCCGAAGCTGCCGCGACCGCCTACGCGGCGGAACTCGCCGCTGCGGGAGCGGACGACGTCGCCTGGCCCGTCTTCGACATCTGCTTCCTCGGCGTCGGTCCCGACGGTCACATCGCGTCGCTGTTCCCCGACCGCGGCGAGATCCGGATCACCGACAGCGCGGTCGCAGCCGTCCACGAGTCGCCGAAGCCGCCGTCTGACCGCGTGACCCTGACTCGTCCCGTGATCAACGCGTCCAAGCGCGTCTGGATGGTGCTGGCCGGGCCCGACAAGTCGGCGGCACTGGGCCTCGCCCTCGCCGGTGCGAGCTATCACAGTGTCCCCGCGGCCGGGGCGAAGGGCACCCGCCGGACGATCCTGTTCACCGACGAGGCGACGGCGTCGCAGGTGCCGCCGGAGCTCATCGACGACCAGTACTGA
- a CDS encoding glucose-6-phosphate dehydrogenase assembly protein OpcA, producing the protein MIVDLPDTTVSKIARELVNVREEGGAVALGRVLTLVIATSHGLEEDAIEAANDASREHPMRVIVLITNPDGESKLDAQIRVGGDAGASEVIVLRASGGAASNDEALITGLLLPDAPVVAWWPDHPPADPSQSPIGRIAQRRITDAATLPYDSGRLAALGAGYAPGDTDLAWTRLTHWREQLAAVLDQPPYDAVTEVEVIGSGSSPSTGLLAAWLCLMLDVTVNWQYAPREEWEHGIRSVRLKRPSGDVLLERTSTVDATLTQPGQPSHDLVLPRRTLRECLAEELRRLGPDVLYGRVITDGWAQLHRSPAGDA; encoded by the coding sequence ATGATCGTCGATCTGCCCGACACGACCGTGTCGAAGATCGCCCGCGAACTCGTCAACGTGCGAGAGGAGGGCGGCGCGGTCGCCCTCGGCCGCGTGCTCACACTGGTCATCGCGACCTCGCACGGACTCGAAGAAGACGCGATCGAGGCCGCGAACGACGCGTCCCGCGAGCATCCCATGCGCGTGATCGTGCTGATCACCAACCCGGATGGCGAGTCGAAGCTCGACGCGCAGATCCGGGTGGGCGGCGACGCCGGCGCGAGCGAGGTCATCGTCCTGCGCGCCAGCGGCGGAGCAGCAAGCAACGACGAGGCCCTCATCACGGGCCTGCTGCTTCCTGATGCCCCCGTCGTGGCATGGTGGCCCGATCACCCGCCGGCAGACCCGTCGCAGTCCCCCATCGGCCGCATCGCGCAGCGCCGCATCACGGATGCTGCCACCCTTCCCTACGACAGCGGACGACTCGCCGCTCTCGGTGCAGGCTACGCGCCCGGCGACACCGATCTCGCCTGGACCCGTCTGACGCACTGGCGCGAGCAGCTCGCCGCCGTGCTGGATCAGCCGCCCTACGACGCCGTGACCGAGGTCGAGGTCATCGGAAGCGGCAGCTCCCCGTCGACGGGCCTGCTCGCCGCGTGGCTGTGCCTGATGCTCGATGTTACGGTGAACTGGCAATATGCCCCTCGCGAGGAATGGGAGCACGGCATCCGCAGCGTGCGCCTGAAGCGCCCGAGCGGCGACGTCCTGCTCGAGCGGACGTCGACGGTCGACGCCACCCTGACCCAGCCCGGCCAGCCGTCGCACGACCTCGTCCTCCCCCGCCGCACGCTCCGCGAGTGCCTCGCCGAAGAGCTACGGCGTCTCGGACCCGATGTCCTGTACGGCCGTGTCATCACCGACGGCTGGGCGCAGCTGCACCGCTCACCGGCAGGAGACGCCTGA
- the zwf gene encoding glucose-6-phosphate dehydrogenase — protein sequence MTVEISRAHNPLRDPDDRRMNRIAGPSALVIFGVTGDLSRKKLMPAVYDLANRGLLPPGFALVGFARRDWEDQDFAEVVHSAVKQYARTPFREETWKQLLQGIRFVSGEFGDADAFSRLRETVEKLDVDRGTMGNHAFYLSIPPKDFPIVAKQLKDSGLVDEHADADTWRRVVIEKPFGSDLKTARELNAALEVAFPADSIFRIDHYLGKETVQNILALRFANEMFEPIWNANYVDHVQITMAEDIGVGGRAGYYDGIGAARDVIQNHLLQLLALTAMEEPISMEANHLRAEKEKVLAAVQLPDDLSTATARGQYAGGWQGGEEVTGFLAEDGMNPESTTETYAAIKVDIATRRWAGVPFYLRTGKRLGRRVTEIAVVFKRAPQHLFLRNQTTELGQNALVIRVQPDEGVTIRFGSKVPGAATEVRDVTMDFGYGHAFTESSPEAYERLILDVLLGDPPLFPRHEEVELSWRILDPVEEFWAKQGGPLEQYAPGSWGPTSADELLARDGRVWRRP from the coding sequence ATGACCGTGGAGATCTCGCGCGCCCACAACCCTCTGCGCGATCCCGACGACCGTCGTATGAACCGCATCGCGGGGCCGAGCGCCCTGGTGATCTTCGGTGTCACCGGCGACCTGTCGCGCAAGAAGCTCATGCCCGCCGTGTACGACCTCGCCAACCGCGGATTGCTGCCCCCGGGGTTCGCCCTCGTCGGGTTCGCCCGACGCGACTGGGAGGACCAGGACTTCGCCGAGGTCGTGCACTCCGCGGTGAAGCAGTACGCCCGCACGCCGTTCCGGGAGGAGACGTGGAAGCAGCTCCTTCAGGGCATCCGCTTCGTCTCGGGCGAGTTCGGCGACGCCGACGCGTTCAGCCGGTTGCGCGAGACCGTCGAGAAGCTCGACGTGGATCGCGGGACGATGGGCAATCACGCGTTCTACCTGTCGATCCCGCCGAAGGACTTCCCCATCGTCGCGAAGCAGCTGAAGGACTCGGGCCTGGTCGACGAGCACGCCGACGCCGACACCTGGCGGCGCGTGGTCATCGAGAAGCCGTTCGGCAGCGACCTGAAGACGGCACGCGAGCTGAACGCCGCGCTCGAAGTGGCCTTCCCGGCTGATTCGATCTTCCGCATCGACCACTACCTCGGCAAAGAGACGGTGCAGAACATCCTCGCCCTTCGCTTCGCGAACGAGATGTTCGAGCCGATCTGGAACGCGAACTACGTCGACCACGTGCAGATCACGATGGCCGAGGACATCGGCGTCGGCGGGCGTGCCGGTTACTACGACGGCATCGGTGCAGCGCGCGACGTCATCCAGAACCACCTGCTGCAGCTCCTCGCGCTGACGGCGATGGAGGAGCCCATCTCCATGGAGGCCAACCACCTTCGTGCCGAGAAGGAGAAGGTCCTGGCGGCCGTCCAGCTGCCCGACGATCTGTCGACGGCGACCGCTCGCGGTCAGTACGCCGGCGGTTGGCAGGGTGGCGAAGAGGTGACCGGCTTCCTCGCCGAAGACGGCATGAACCCGGAGTCCACGACCGAGACGTACGCGGCCATCAAGGTCGACATCGCCACACGGCGGTGGGCGGGCGTGCCGTTCTACCTGCGGACGGGCAAGCGTCTCGGCCGGCGCGTCACCGAGATCGCCGTCGTGTTCAAGCGTGCGCCGCAGCATCTGTTCCTGCGCAACCAGACGACCGAGCTCGGGCAGAACGCCCTCGTCATCCGGGTTCAGCCGGATGAGGGCGTCACGATCCGTTTCGGGTCGAAGGTCCCGGGCGCCGCCACGGAGGTTCGCGACGTCACGATGGACTTCGGCTACGGCCACGCGTTCACCGAGTCGAGCCCAGAGGCGTACGAACGCCTGATCCTGGATGTCCTCCTCGGAGACCCGCCGCTGTTCCCGCGCCACGAAGAGGTCGAGCTGTCGTGGCGGATCCTCGACCCCGTGGAGGAGTTCTGGGCGAAGCAGGGCGGCCCGCTCGAACAGTACGCCCCGGGCTCCTGGGGTCCCACTTCCGCAGATGAGCTGCTGGCCCGCGACGGCCGCGTCTGGAGGCGTCCATGA
- a CDS encoding glucose-6-phosphate isomerase, protein MSFEIHVSGHVSEVVEQTLPRLVSDLVASGITAGDADLWGPDAADEASRRLGWVQAVTVSRPLVAEIEALRAELVDRGITRVVLAGMGGSSLAPEVIARTHGVPLTILDSTAPGQVLAAIDGDAETGGLAETVLVVSSKSGSTVETDSARRAFAAAWSDLGIDPADRIVVVTDPGSPLEAEAREAGHRVFTADPTVGGRYSALTAFGLVPAGLAGADIGQLLDEADATLLEVAVDDQRNPALVLAAAIAGGEPRRDKLALISDGTHIVGLPDWIEQLVAESTGKAGTGILPVVATPLSPELDLLPDDLQVVRLVGDAVHFQILEQHPGEVLVSGSLGAQFLVWEYATAIAGRLLGINPFDQPDVEAAKTAARGLLDAQPAPTAPLFVENGVEVRVSDPSLAADRTLAGVLEHLWQSVPSDGYVAVQAYVDRTSVPQLAGVRELIAADSGRPTTFGWGPRFLHSTGQYHKGGPANGVFLQITERTDVDLEIPGRPFTFGRLIEAQASGDAAVLAERGRPVVTLTLTDPATEVLTLFEAAQ, encoded by the coding sequence TTGAGCTTCGAGATCCACGTCTCGGGGCACGTCTCCGAGGTCGTCGAGCAGACGCTGCCCCGACTCGTGAGCGATCTGGTGGCGAGCGGCATCACCGCGGGTGACGCCGACCTGTGGGGGCCGGATGCCGCGGACGAGGCGTCCCGCCGACTCGGCTGGGTGCAGGCCGTCACCGTGTCGCGCCCGCTCGTCGCGGAGATCGAGGCGCTGCGCGCCGAGCTCGTCGACCGAGGCATCACCCGGGTCGTGCTGGCCGGGATGGGCGGTTCGTCGCTCGCTCCCGAGGTCATCGCACGCACCCACGGTGTGCCGTTGACGATCCTCGATTCCACCGCGCCCGGGCAGGTCCTGGCGGCTATCGACGGCGACGCCGAGACGGGCGGTCTCGCCGAGACCGTCCTCGTCGTGTCGTCGAAGTCGGGGTCGACCGTCGAGACCGACTCGGCCCGGCGCGCGTTCGCCGCGGCCTGGAGCGACCTCGGCATCGACCCGGCCGACCGCATCGTCGTCGTCACCGACCCCGGTTCGCCGCTCGAGGCCGAGGCCCGCGAAGCGGGGCACCGGGTCTTCACCGCCGACCCGACCGTCGGGGGCCGGTACTCCGCCCTGACCGCGTTCGGGCTGGTGCCGGCTGGTCTCGCGGGAGCCGACATCGGGCAGCTGCTCGATGAGGCCGACGCGACGCTGCTCGAGGTGGCCGTCGACGATCAGCGCAACCCCGCGCTCGTGCTCGCTGCGGCGATCGCGGGCGGAGAGCCGCGCCGCGACAAGCTCGCCCTCATCAGCGATGGCACCCACATCGTGGGTCTCCCCGACTGGATCGAGCAGCTGGTCGCCGAGTCGACGGGAAAGGCCGGCACCGGCATCCTGCCCGTCGTCGCGACGCCGCTCTCCCCCGAGCTCGATCTGCTGCCCGACGACCTGCAGGTCGTCAGGCTCGTCGGCGACGCCGTCCATTTCCAGATCCTCGAGCAGCATCCCGGCGAGGTGCTCGTCAGCGGGTCGCTCGGAGCGCAGTTCCTCGTGTGGGAGTACGCGACCGCGATCGCCGGGCGTCTGCTCGGGATCAACCCGTTCGACCAGCCCGATGTCGAGGCGGCCAAGACTGCGGCGCGAGGTCTGCTCGATGCACAGCCTGCTCCCACCGCACCGCTGTTCGTCGAGAACGGTGTCGAGGTCCGGGTCTCCGACCCGTCGCTCGCGGCAGACCGCACGCTGGCGGGCGTCCTCGAGCACCTGTGGCAGAGCGTCCCGTCCGACGGGTACGTCGCCGTGCAGGCGTACGTCGATCGCACCTCGGTGCCGCAGCTGGCCGGTGTGCGCGAGCTGATCGCGGCGGACTCCGGCCGCCCGACCACGTTCGGCTGGGGACCACGATTCCTGCACTCCACTGGTCAATATCACAAGGGCGGCCCCGCGAACGGCGTCTTCCTCCAGATCACCGAGCGAACCGATGTCGACCTCGAGATTCCCGGTCGGCCGTTCACGTTCGGCCGACTGATCGAAGCGCAGGCCTCCGGCGACGCCGCAGTCCTCGCCGAGCGCGGCCGTCCGGTCGTCACGCTCACCCTGACGGACCCCGCAACCGAGGTCCTCACCCTTTTCGAAGCCGCCCAGTAG